The Deinococcus sonorensis KR-87 genome includes a window with the following:
- a CDS encoding carbohydrate ABC transporter permease, translating to MTVPSLPARATAAIPDQERWLQRRRWSRAGWLYAFMLVMSLVFLGPFLMGLLSSVKDNPNEYPPRLLIPQFSAQVIRNAYRLGQQGSGDGWNGGLSPDHQVTFDVSVRSPAGAPQAAPSIALFPYQPNSLVAIARQAQAKDYARVSTVQVGQQGDVRQYRTTVSYPALTRRTGALVRAKLGQASSTLQAILPGGNTVPVTLDTPEAQAVQYQLNQDQVVELVHSGNAYYLRGPIFQRTPLEVDVQRGQSIVDSTIPASDRQNFDRSFAYRNITPGFLGYTFNNYRRAFDETMDPTSGRSLFLSWMFNSFLYAFLRVAAAIVFCSLAGYALARLNFPGRNLLFLVGVLFVQMVPSQVNLVSNYVLLRDLHLLNIWGLWLNGLVAAGGVFLMKQFFEGMPKELEESASIDGAGPFTTFWRVMLPQAGPALTALAITQFQGAWNDFFWPVVLLRQNTNFTLTVGLSNFRQAYGGQGDYGLILSGAVLSAIPVIIVFVVFQRYFISTGADSAVKG from the coding sequence ATGACTGTTCCGTCTCTGCCGGCCCGGGCGACGGCCGCCATCCCGGACCAGGAGCGCTGGCTGCAGCGCCGCCGCTGGTCCCGGGCCGGCTGGCTGTACGCCTTCATGCTGGTGATGAGCCTGGTGTTCCTGGGCCCCTTCCTGATGGGCCTGCTGAGCAGCGTCAAGGACAACCCCAACGAGTACCCGCCCCGGCTGCTGATTCCGCAGTTCAGCGCCCAGGTGATCCGCAACGCCTACCGGCTGGGCCAGCAGGGCAGCGGCGACGGCTGGAACGGTGGCCTGAGCCCGGACCATCAGGTGACCTTCGACGTCTCGGTGCGTTCGCCCGCCGGGGCCCCGCAGGCCGCGCCGAGCATCGCGCTGTTTCCGTACCAGCCGAACAGCCTGGTGGCCATCGCCCGGCAGGCGCAGGCCAAGGATTACGCCCGCGTCTCGACCGTTCAGGTGGGGCAGCAGGGCGACGTGCGCCAGTACCGCACCACCGTGAGCTACCCGGCCCTGACCCGGCGCACCGGAGCACTGGTGCGCGCCAAACTCGGTCAGGCCAGCAGCACCCTGCAGGCGATCCTGCCCGGCGGGAACACGGTCCCCGTCACCCTCGACACGCCGGAGGCCCAGGCGGTCCAGTACCAGCTGAACCAGGATCAGGTGGTGGAACTGGTGCACTCGGGCAACGCCTACTACCTGCGCGGCCCGATCTTCCAGCGCACCCCGCTGGAGGTGGACGTGCAGCGCGGGCAGAGCATCGTGGACAGCACCATCCCGGCCAGCGACCGGCAGAACTTTGACCGCAGCTTCGCCTACCGCAACATCACGCCCGGATTCCTGGGCTACACCTTCAACAACTACCGCCGCGCCTTCGATGAAACCATGGACCCCACCTCGGGCCGCAGCCTGTTCCTGTCGTGGATGTTCAACTCGTTCCTGTACGCCTTCCTGCGGGTGGCGGCGGCCATCGTCTTCTGCTCGCTGGCCGGTTACGCGCTGGCCCGGCTGAACTTTCCCGGCCGCAACCTGCTGTTCCTGGTGGGGGTGCTGTTCGTGCAGATGGTGCCCAGCCAGGTGAACCTGGTCAGCAATTACGTGCTGCTGCGCGACCTGCACCTGCTGAACATCTGGGGCCTGTGGCTCAACGGGCTGGTGGCGGCGGGCGGCGTGTTCCTGATGAAGCAGTTCTTCGAGGGCATGCCCAAGGAACTGGAGGAATCGGCAAGCATCGACGGCGCGGGGCCCTTCACCACCTTCTGGCGCGTCATGCTGCCCCAGGCGGGACCGGCGCTGACCGCGCTGGCCATCACCCAGTTCCAGGGCGCCTGGAACGACTTCTTCTGGCCGGTGGTGCTGCTGCGCCAGAACACCAACTTCACGCTGACGGTGGGCCTGTCCAACTTCCGGCAGGCCTACGGCGGCCAGGGCGACTACGGCCTGATCCTCTCGGGCGCCGTGCTGAGCGCCATCCCGGTCATCATCGTGTTCGTGGTGTTTCAGCGCTACTTTATCAGCACCGGTGCAGACAGCGCCGTCAAGGGCTGA
- a CDS encoding carbohydrate ABC transporter permease: protein MYKKAQATATAYLFLAPFLISTLVFFFYAFARALYYSFTDFNLFNTPHLIGLRPYVDVLADPSFRRALANTLIFSISVTILQTIGSLLMAVALNNRIRGQAFFRSAWYMPSITSSVVITLIFLWLFQRRGVANYLITQFQTYLPIILSFLGILVAAQIIQVLYERSRRLPAGWFDPALAAVSALIAAGLTALLSVLGVVGARAVQPFDFQYFSDSWLSIGGVQVLSMPLLVVIIMNTFTTIPTLMLFFLAGLQNIPGALYEAADIDGATPYQKLRNVTVPMLRPVTFFVVTVSLIGTMQMFDQVAVIGSAAPQNTLITLAYYVYANTFKSGAAPVNMAAAAAIILALIILLMVFIQRRFFVTAEAQ from the coding sequence ATGTACAAGAAGGCTCAGGCAACCGCCACGGCCTACCTGTTTCTCGCTCCGTTTCTGATCAGCACGCTGGTGTTCTTCTTCTATGCCTTCGCGCGTGCGCTGTACTACTCGTTCACCGACTTCAACCTGTTCAACACGCCGCACCTGATCGGCCTGCGGCCCTACGTGGACGTGCTGGCCGACCCGTCGTTCCGGCGGGCGCTGGCCAACACGCTGATCTTCTCCATCTCGGTGACGATCCTGCAGACCATCGGCTCGCTGCTGATGGCCGTCGCCCTCAACAACCGCATCCGGGGGCAGGCGTTCTTCCGTTCGGCGTGGTACATGCCCAGCATCACCTCGTCGGTGGTCATCACGCTGATCTTCCTGTGGCTGTTCCAGCGCCGGGGCGTGGCCAACTACCTGATCACGCAGTTCCAGACGTATCTGCCGATCATCCTCTCGTTCCTGGGCATCCTGGTGGCGGCCCAGATCATCCAGGTGCTGTACGAGCGCTCACGGCGACTGCCGGCCGGCTGGTTTGACCCCGCGCTGGCCGCCGTGAGCGCCCTGATCGCGGCCGGCCTGACCGCGCTGCTGAGCGTGCTGGGTGTGGTGGGGGCGCGTGCGGTGCAACCGTTTGACTTCCAGTACTTCTCCGACAGCTGGCTGAGCATCGGCGGGGTGCAGGTGCTGAGCATGCCGCTGCTGGTGGTCATCATCATGAACACCTTCACCACCATTCCGACCCTGATGCTGTTCTTCCTGGCGGGCCTGCAGAACATCCCCGGGGCGCTGTACGAGGCCGCCGACATCGACGGCGCGACGCCCTACCAGAAACTCAGGAACGTGACGGTCCCGATGCTGCGACCGGTCACGTTTTTTGTGGTGACGGTCAGCCTGATCGGCACCATGCAGATGTTCGATCAGGTGGCGGTGATCGGCAGCGCCGCGCCGCAGAACACCCTGATCACCCTGGCGTACTACGTGTACGCCAACACCTTCAAGTCCGGCGCTGCGCCGGTCAACATGGCCGCCGCCGCCGCCATCATCCTGGCGCTGATCATCCTGCTGATGGTGTTCATCCAGCGGCGCTTCTTCGTCACGGCGGAGGCCCAGTGA
- a CDS encoding ABC transporter substrate-binding protein — translation MKRTALSLLALSLIAAGAQAQTTIKINGYAGQDPAIVGDLINRFVKPQLAKDNISVVYEPLQGDYNQSLTTLLAAGNAGDVFYLPAETLDTYVATNKIQPLNGLVSTTPFLKSLNTTFTRNGKVYAIAKDFNTLTLVYNKDLFDEAKVAYPNNNDTWTSLQTKLTNLKKALGNDYYGICLAPDFARMGQFAFANGWNQFDSKGKTNLQDPAFVAAFNYFTGLAKNKVGVQPSELSQDWSGGCLATGKVGVAIEGNWIVGFLKDNAPNLKYGTALIPKADKTGKRGNFLYTVGWAINSDSKNKAAAAKVLNILTSAPVQQYVLEQGLAIPSRTALQSNAYFKKTDPGAQNSLAVFQGASDGTVKGYTFGPQGPDWIKPINTALAAVLSGQKSAADALKQAQSDMNTLQKR, via the coding sequence ATGAAACGGACTGCGCTTTCCCTGCTCGCCCTCAGCCTGATCGCCGCCGGCGCCCAGGCCCAGACCACCATCAAGATCAACGGCTACGCCGGTCAGGACCCGGCCATCGTCGGCGACCTGATCAACCGCTTCGTGAAGCCGCAGCTGGCCAAGGACAACATCAGCGTGGTGTACGAGCCGCTGCAGGGCGACTACAACCAGAGCCTCACCACCCTGCTGGCCGCCGGCAACGCCGGTGACGTGTTCTACCTGCCGGCCGAGACGCTCGACACCTACGTGGCCACCAACAAGATCCAGCCGCTCAACGGCCTGGTGTCCACCACGCCGTTCCTCAAGAGCCTGAACACCACCTTCACCCGCAACGGCAAGGTCTACGCCATCGCCAAGGACTTCAACACCCTGACGCTGGTCTACAACAAGGACCTCTTCGATGAGGCCAAGGTGGCGTACCCGAACAACAACGACACCTGGACCAGCCTGCAGACCAAGCTCACCAACCTGAAGAAGGCGCTGGGCAACGACTACTACGGCATCTGCCTGGCCCCGGACTTCGCGCGGATGGGGCAGTTCGCCTTCGCCAACGGCTGGAACCAGTTCGACAGCAAGGGCAAGACCAACCTGCAGGACCCGGCCTTCGTGGCGGCCTTCAACTACTTCACCGGGCTGGCCAAGAACAAGGTCGGCGTACAGCCCAGTGAGCTGTCGCAGGACTGGTCCGGCGGCTGCCTGGCCACCGGCAAGGTCGGGGTGGCCATTGAGGGCAACTGGATCGTGGGCTTCCTGAAGGACAACGCGCCGAACCTGAAGTACGGCACCGCCCTGATTCCGAAGGCCGACAAGACCGGCAAGCGCGGCAACTTCCTGTACACGGTCGGCTGGGCCATCAACAGCGACTCCAAGAACAAGGCCGCTGCCGCCAAGGTGCTGAACATCCTGACCAGCGCGCCGGTGCAGCAGTACGTGCTGGAGCAGGGCCTGGCCATTCCCAGCCGCACCGCCCTGCAGTCCAACGCCTACTTCAAGAAGACCGACCCCGGCGCGCAGAACAGCCTGGCGGTGTTCCAGGGCGCCTCGGACGGCACCGTCAAGGGATACACCTTCGGGCCGCAGGGTCCGGACTGGATCAAGCCGATCAACACGGCGCTGGCCGCCGTGCTGAGTGGGCAGAAGAGTGCGGCGGACGCGCTCAAGCAGGCCCAGTCGGACATGAACACCCTCCAGAAGCGCTGA
- a CDS encoding LacI family DNA-binding transcriptional regulator: MPKPTIDDIARAAGVSKGTVSRVINQHSTVAQRTRARVEALMSEMGYVPDPAARHLSWRTGQTLGLSTLSGDPLLSPYQVLFRRALEQHTAPAGVQLLDLHGDLGTVGRLPSAVLLMHIRDDDSRLPFLEQQGVPVVLIGHHPQHSWVAPDDRGGAALATRQLTQAGHRDLLFLGSGESQVARDRHAGFLDAAREVGATVQTLPGGFTVLDGYRTVRRAWEDGLRFSGCFAASDELAVGVVAALSDLGLEVPQDVSVVGFDGLPELPLPIPLSTVAQDIAGIAEVALKLVQEALEGLPPRGEYVPVVLQPGATVAPAPR, from the coding sequence ATGCCCAAGCCCACCATCGATGACATCGCCCGCGCCGCCGGCGTGAGCAAGGGAACCGTGAGCCGGGTGATCAACCAGCACAGCACGGTGGCCCAGCGCACCCGCGCCCGCGTCGAGGCGCTGATGAGCGAGATGGGCTACGTGCCGGACCCGGCCGCCCGCCACCTGTCGTGGCGGACTGGGCAGACGCTGGGCCTGTCCACCCTCTCCGGCGACCCGCTTCTCAGCCCGTATCAGGTGCTGTTCCGGCGGGCGCTGGAGCAGCACACCGCGCCGGCCGGCGTTCAGCTGCTGGACCTGCACGGCGACCTGGGCACGGTGGGCCGGCTGCCCTCAGCGGTGCTGCTGATGCACATCCGCGACGACGACAGCCGGCTGCCGTTCCTGGAGCAGCAGGGCGTGCCGGTGGTGCTGATCGGCCACCATCCGCAGCACAGCTGGGTGGCCCCGGACGACCGGGGCGGCGCGGCGCTGGCCACCCGGCAGCTCACGCAGGCGGGACACCGTGACCTGCTGTTCCTGGGCAGCGGTGAAAGTCAGGTGGCGCGCGACCGGCACGCCGGGTTCCTGGACGCGGCGCGGGAGGTGGGAGCCACCGTGCAGACGCTGCCCGGCGGGTTCACCGTGCTGGACGGCTACCGCACCGTCCGCCGCGCCTGGGAGGACGGCCTGCGCTTCAGCGGCTGTTTCGCGGCCAGCGATGAGCTGGCGGTGGGCGTGGTGGCCGCCCTCTCGGACCTGGGGCTGGAAGTGCCTCAGGACGTGTCGGTGGTGGGCTTCGACGGCCTGCCGGAACTGCCGCTCCCCATTCCGCTCAGCACGGTAGCCCAGGACATCGCCGGCATTGCCGAGGTGGCCCTGAAGCTGGTGCAGGAAGCCCTGGAGGGCCTGCCGCCCCGCGGCGAGTACGTGCCGGTGGTGCTGCAGCCGGGCGCCACCGTGGCGCCCGCCCCCCGCTGA